The Bradyrhizobium oligotrophicum S58 genome contains the following window.
CCCTTCGTGTTCACGACGGGCTACGACGAGTCGATCATTCCAGACCGGTTCTCGAAAATTCTCCGTTGCGAGAAGCCGATCGCCGTCGACGGAATCATCCGCGCGATCGGGCGCATGGTCGGAAACTGATCAGGCGACGACGCACGCCGCCCCGGTCATTCCGGCCGACGGGAAACGGATGTCTCACACCTCTCGGCGGCTGAGGAAGGCCAGTCGCTCGAACAGATGCACGTCCTGCTCGTTCTTGAGCAGCGCGCCGTGCAGCGGCGGGATCAGCTTGCGCGGGTCGCGCTCGCGCAGCTGCTCGGGACCGATATCTTCATTGAGCAGCAGCTTGAGCCAGTCGAGCAGCTCCGAGGTCGAGGGCTTCTTCTTCAGGCCCGGCACATCGCGGACCTCGAAGAAGATGCGCAGCGCCTCCTCGACCATGCGCTTCTTGATGTTGGGGAAGTGCACGTCGACGATGCGGCCCATCGTGTCGGGATCGGGAAACTTGATGTAGTGGAAGAAGCAGCGGCGCAGGAAGGCGTCCGGCAGCTCCTTCTCGTTGTTGGAGGTGATGATGACGATCGGGCGCAGCTTCGCCTTGATGGTCTCGTTGGTCTCGTAGACGTGGAATTCCATCCGATCGAGCTCGAGCAGCAGATCGTTCGGGAATTCGATGTCGGCCTTGTCGATCTCGTCGATCAATAGCACCGGCCGCTGCGGCGCGGTGAACGCTTCCCACAGCTTGCCGCGCTTGATGTAGTTCTTGATGTCGGACACCCTGCTGTCGCCGAGCTGGCTGTCGCGTAGCCGCGACACGGCGTCGTATTCGTAAAGGCCCTGCTGCGCTTTCGTGGTCGACTTGATGTGCCAGGTGAGCAACGGCGCGTTGACGGCCTTGGCAACCTCTTCGGCCAGCACGGTCTTGCCGGTCCCCGGCTCACCCTTCACCAGCAGCGGGCGCTCGAGCACGATCGCCGCGTTGACGGCCACTTTGAGGTCGTCGGTGGCGACGTAGTCCTGGGTGCCGGTAAATTTCATCGCGTCTCGCTCATCGTTCGAACTTGTGTTGAGTGGCTACGCAGCGGCATCAGCCGCTTGCTGATTTGAGATGATGGCTGCCATTGAAAGGAGAAATAATCAAGCGCGCCGGATCAGCGCCAGGATCACGAGCACGATTACCGCGCCGATCGTGGCGTCCAGGATTGCGCCCAGCGTGCCGCTGGCAAGCGCAATGTGCAGCGCCGGCAGGACATAGCTTGCGACCAGCGCGCCGATGATGCCGACGACGATGTTGCCGATCAGGCCGAAACCGGCGCCGCGAACGATCAGTCCGGCCAGCCAGCCGGCGATGGCGCCAATGATGATGGCGACGATAAGACTCAT
Protein-coding sequences here:
- a CDS encoding AAA family ATPase, with amino-acid sequence MKFTGTQDYVATDDLKVAVNAAIVLERPLLVKGEPGTGKTVLAEEVAKAVNAPLLTWHIKSTTKAQQGLYEYDAVSRLRDSQLGDSRVSDIKNYIKRGKLWEAFTAPQRPVLLIDEIDKADIEFPNDLLLELDRMEFHVYETNETIKAKLRPIVIITSNNEKELPDAFLRRCFFHYIKFPDPDTMGRIVDVHFPNIKKRMVEEALRIFFEVRDVPGLKKKPSTSELLDWLKLLLNEDIGPEQLRERDPRKLIPPLHGALLKNEQDVHLFERLAFLSRREV
- a CDS encoding GlsB/YeaQ/YmgE family stress response membrane protein, whose translation is MSLIVAIIIGAIAGWLAGLIVRGAGFGLIGNIVVGIIGALVASYVLPALHIALASGTLGAILDATIGAVIVLVILALIRRA